A DNA window from Sulfitobacter sp. BSw21498 contains the following coding sequences:
- a CDS encoding PaaI family thioesterase → MPIMMDADALSVFMKDVFKQVADDFAIDHVGETDLTTRLLTADRHLRPGGTVSGPSIFALADVSAYLMTLARIGPKALAVTTNCSIDFMRKPAANTDLIAKTRLLKLGKLLSICDVLVYSDGLDDPVARASLTYAIPPR, encoded by the coding sequence ATGCCGATCATGATGGATGCCGATGCGCTTTCGGTTTTTATGAAGGACGTGTTCAAGCAGGTTGCCGATGACTTTGCGATTGATCACGTGGGAGAAACAGATCTAACGACGCGCCTGCTGACCGCCGACCGCCACCTACGCCCCGGCGGGACCGTGTCGGGGCCATCAATTTTCGCGCTCGCGGATGTCAGCGCCTATCTGATGACACTTGCGCGGATCGGGCCAAAAGCGCTGGCAGTGACGACAAACTGCTCCATCGATTTTATGCGCAAGCCTGCGGCGAATACCGATCTGATCGCCAAAACGCGGCTGCTCAAGCTCGGTAAACTGCTGTCGATCTGTGATGTGCTGGTTTATTCCGACGGGCTGGACGACCCTGTCGCGCGGGCCTCGCTTACCTATGCGATTCCACCACGCTAA
- a CDS encoding DUF1127 domain-containing protein — protein MTQTLTLSHDTVAILNQRSTPFAAVLAVKFAVCVTKMASRRHTRKALAQLEPWQLADVGLTPRQAHDESIRVFWKA, from the coding sequence ATGACACAGACCCTGACCCTTTCCCACGATACAGTGGCGATCCTGAACCAGCGCAGCACGCCGTTCGCTGCTGTTCTAGCGGTCAAATTTGCGGTTTGTGTTACGAAAATGGCATCGCGTCGCCATACCCGCAAAGCGCTCGCACAGCTTGAGCCGTGGCAGTTGGCAGACGTGGGACTCACACCGCGACAGGCTCATGATGAGTCTATTCGGGTGTTCTGGAAAGCGTAA
- the hisI gene encoding phosphoribosyl-AMP cyclohydrolase, protein MDFDTSTLKYNEAGLIPAIAQDAVSGEVLMMAWMNAQAVSQTLDTGRVTYWSRSRQSFWIKGDTSGHVQELVELRIDCDRDCLLVKVNQTGAACHTGRRTCFYTVVEDGIERITLDVMNDK, encoded by the coding sequence ATGGACTTTGACACCAGCACCTTGAAATACAACGAAGCAGGGCTGATCCCCGCAATCGCCCAGGATGCGGTTTCGGGCGAGGTATTGATGATGGCCTGGATGAATGCACAGGCCGTAAGCCAGACGCTGGATACCGGGCGCGTCACATACTGGAGCAGGTCACGCCAGTCGTTCTGGATCAAGGGTGACACCAGCGGCCATGTGCAAGAGCTGGTTGAACTGCGCATCGATTGCGACCGCGACTGTTTGCTGGTCAAGGTGAACCAGACCGGCGCGGCGTGTCACACAGGGCGGCGGACCTGTTTTTATACGGTTGTCGAAGACGGCATTGAACGCATCACGCTTGATGTGATGAATGATAAATAG
- a CDS encoding LLM class flavin-dependent oxidoreductase: MRFSVLDLSPVPEGSDARQAIANTIDLAKRAEAAGYHRYWMAEHHNMPGIASAATSVLIGHVADHTSTIRVGAGGIMLPNHAPLAIAEQFGTLATIHGDRIDLGLGRAPGGDQAVYHALRRGMQGGDRFPEDVAELIGYLGDAPAGARVMAHPGQGTHVPVWILGSSLYGAQLAAHFGLPYAFASHFAPDALEDAVAIYRRDFKPSAQWEKPHFMLAANVFAADTDEEGAYLRTSMQQAFVRLRTGTPGKLPRPVRDIDAEVGVQMRQAVDQALRVTAVGSPETVVRQLSDMIAKYQPDELILTGQIHDHAARVKSFEIAAKALAG; this comes from the coding sequence ATGCGATTTTCAGTTCTTGATCTTTCCCCCGTGCCGGAAGGATCAGATGCCCGCCAAGCCATTGCAAACACAATTGATCTGGCGAAGCGTGCCGAGGCTGCAGGCTACCATCGCTATTGGATGGCAGAGCATCACAACATGCCAGGTATCGCATCGGCTGCGACATCGGTTTTGATCGGGCATGTCGCTGATCATACTTCGACTATCCGCGTCGGCGCGGGGGGGATCATGCTTCCCAACCACGCGCCCTTGGCCATTGCAGAGCAATTTGGAACATTGGCCACGATCCATGGTGACCGGATCGATCTGGGCCTTGGCCGCGCGCCCGGCGGGGATCAGGCGGTGTATCATGCATTGCGGCGTGGGATGCAGGGGGGCGACCGGTTCCCCGAAGATGTAGCCGAGCTGATCGGTTATTTGGGAGACGCCCCTGCCGGTGCACGCGTCATGGCCCATCCTGGACAGGGCACCCATGTGCCGGTGTGGATCTTGGGGTCGTCGCTTTATGGCGCACAACTGGCTGCGCATTTCGGTCTGCCCTATGCCTTTGCCTCGCATTTCGCGCCAGACGCGTTAGAGGATGCTGTGGCGATCTACCGCCGCGATTTCAAACCATCCGCCCAGTGGGAAAAACCGCATTTCATGCTCGCGGCGAATGTATTTGCTGCCGATACGGATGAAGAGGGAGCTTACCTGCGCACATCCATGCAGCAAGCGTTCGTGCGTCTGCGCACCGGCACTCCGGGCAAGTTGCCGCGTCCGGTCCGTGATATTGATGCCGAGGTCGGCGTTCAGATGCGGCAGGCTGTCGATCAGGCATTGCGCGTCACAGCCGTAGGTAGCCCCGAAACTGTGGTACGTCAGCTGTCTGATATGATTGCGAAATATCAACCGGACGAGCTGATTCTGACAGGGCAGATCCATGACCATGCCGCGCGCGTAAAGTCGTTCGAGATCGCGGCGAA
- the rpsI gene encoding 30S ribosomal protein S9: protein MADEIKTLEGLEAAVTENIGGVQGTEVDMTPREPVRDALGRAYATGKRKDAVARVWIKPGSGKVIVNGKPQNEYFARPVLQMILAQPFTITGTDGQFDVVATVKGGGLSGQAGAVKHGVSKALQLYDPSLRGALKAAGFLTRDSRVVERKKYGRAKARKSFQFSKR, encoded by the coding sequence ATGGCTGATGAAATCAAAACACTCGAAGGCCTCGAAGCGGCCGTAACCGAGAACATCGGTGGCGTTCAGGGTACAGAAGTTGACATGACCCCGCGCGAGCCCGTTCGTGACGCGCTTGGCCGTGCCTATGCAACCGGTAAGCGTAAAGATGCGGTTGCCCGCGTCTGGATCAAACCAGGTTCCGGTAAAGTCATCGTAAACGGCAAGCCGCAAAACGAATATTTTGCACGCCCCGTTCTGCAGATGATCCTGGCACAGCCATTCACCATCACAGGCACCGACGGTCAGTTTGACGTTGTTGCAACTGTGAAAGGTGGCGGTCTGTCCGGTCAAGCGGGCGCGGTAAAGCACGGTGTTTCCAAAGCACTGCAGCTTTATGATCCCTCGCTGCGCGGCGCGCTGAAAGCGGCAGGCTTCCTGACACGCGACAGCCGTGTTGTTGAACGTAAGAAGTACGGTCGTGCAAAAGCGCGTAAGAGCTTCCAGTTCTCCAAGCGTTAA
- the rplM gene encoding 50S ribosomal protein L13 → MKTFSATPADIDKKWIIVDAEGVVLGRLASIIATRLRGKHKPSFTPHMDCGDNVIVINAEKIQMTGKKREENFYWHTGHPGGIKERTKAQILEGAHPERVVTQAVKRMLPGNRLSRQIMTNLRVYAGSEHPHEAQSPEVLDVKSMNSKNTRSA, encoded by the coding sequence ATGAAAACCTTTTCTGCAACACCGGCAGATATCGACAAGAAATGGATCATCGTCGACGCTGAAGGCGTCGTCCTTGGTCGTCTTGCATCGATCATTGCCACTCGTCTGCGCGGCAAGCACAAGCCTTCTTTCACACCTCACATGGATTGCGGCGACAACGTCATCGTCATCAATGCCGAGAAGATCCAGATGACCGGCAAGAAGCGTGAAGAAAACTTCTACTGGCACACAGGTCACCCCGGCGGGATCAAAGAGCGCACCAAAGCTCAGATCCTCGAAGGTGCACACCCGGAGCGCGTTGTGACCCAAGCGGTCAAGCGCATGCTGCCCGGCAACCGTCTAAGCCGCCAGATCATGACCAACCTGCGCGTATACGCGGGTTCCGAACACCCCCACGAGGCGCAAAGCCCCGAGGTTCTGGACGTGAAATCCATGAACTCTAAAAACACGCGGAGTGCATAA
- the gluQRS gene encoding tRNA glutamyl-Q(34) synthetase GluQRS: MSFCTRFAPSPTGPLHLGHAYSALVAHDMARAQGGRFLLRFEDTDLERSKPEYVAQALDDLAWLGITWDAPPLMQSANFYFYNQSVEALTSRGLTYPCRCSRKDIAAALAAPQEGAPHTVYPQTCKARSMAERDAGDAVRLHMDRALDQASAGLGFIEDGPLHCGVHPIDPVTLLDEIGDIVIGRKDIQTAAYFLASALDDIRQTITHVVRGVDLFEFTQVQILLLDLLGHTPPRYHHHDLIRDDDGKRLAKRDDARAISVYRKDGASPDDIRFLIGL, from the coding sequence ATGAGCTTTTGCACCCGGTTTGCGCCATCGCCCACCGGGCCGCTGCATCTGGGGCACGCCTATTCTGCGCTGGTAGCTCACGATATGGCGCGCGCACAGGGAGGTAGATTTCTCCTCCGGTTCGAGGACACGGATCTGGAGCGGTCAAAGCCGGAGTATGTGGCGCAAGCGCTGGACGATCTGGCGTGGCTTGGCATCACGTGGGATGCACCTCCCTTGATGCAATCAGCGAATTTTTATTTTTACAATCAAAGTGTTGAGGCACTTACTTCACGTGGCCTGACATACCCATGCAGGTGCAGTCGCAAGGATATCGCCGCCGCATTAGCAGCCCCGCAAGAAGGCGCGCCGCATACGGTTTATCCCCAAACCTGCAAAGCGCGTAGCATGGCGGAGCGTGATGCCGGCGATGCCGTCCGCCTTCATATGGACCGTGCGCTGGACCAGGCTTCGGCTGGGCTGGGTTTCATCGAAGACGGGCCCCTGCACTGCGGCGTACATCCCATTGATCCGGTAACACTTTTGGATGAAATCGGCGATATTGTCATTGGCCGCAAGGATATCCAGACCGCAGCGTATTTCCTCGCCTCGGCCCTTGATGACATCCGCCAGACCATCACCCACGTGGTCCGCGGCGTTGATCTTTTTGAATTCACGCAGGTTCAGATTTTGCTGTTGGATTTGCTGGGTCACACCCCGCCGCGCTATCACCACCACGATCTTATTCGTGATGATGATGGCAAGAGACTGGCAAAACGTGACGATGCGCGCGCGATCTCTGTATATCGGAAAGACGGCGCGTCACCGGATGATATTCGTTTTCTGATAGGGCTTTAG
- a CDS encoding aminotransferase-like domain-containing protein: MGTIWHPERIDGPGPKYKAVVTMIRNGIANGGLTAGEKLPPVRELAWKLGVTPGTVARAYTMLTDSGMLQAEVGRGTFVALPPKKPDRNSPIEMDVIAHHVHQGTKNYPADTYAVNMFSPHLPSAGQATLIRTLLAEVAQDPASGVMHYPSRTGARPAREAVVKWLAGTPLGSFTEADVILSHGGQNGLSLVFQSILQGRRPAIAIEALSYPGFRRAGELLRADVIPIAMDKDGVIPEALDEAARNHDVQIFCTSPEVHNPTAGFTPVARREALVEVARKHDIQIVEDDCYRMRVERAPTYRMLAPERGWYVSSLAKTLTPALRIGFAIGPRQRTPDLRRVAEYNCFGLATPLIDLCAKLLVHPDIDAIAEGTRQGFNAYVQSAVNILGGYDVAWRINVPFLWLSLPVGWRAGAFCQAAEGQGVQIRSAEEFVCRDARAPHAVRLAINAGVALHSFEDAIMRLRQLLDSPPEQLSV; the protein is encoded by the coding sequence ATGGGTACAATTTGGCATCCCGAGCGCATTGATGGGCCAGGACCTAAATACAAAGCCGTTGTTACAATGATACGAAACGGCATCGCAAACGGTGGCCTGACGGCGGGTGAAAAGCTGCCCCCGGTCCGAGAACTGGCATGGAAGCTGGGGGTGACACCGGGGACCGTGGCACGGGCCTATACGATGTTGACTGACAGCGGGATGTTGCAGGCAGAGGTCGGGCGCGGCACGTTTGTTGCCCTGCCGCCCAAGAAACCCGACCGCAACAGCCCGATCGAAATGGATGTCATTGCCCACCATGTGCACCAGGGCACCAAGAATTACCCCGCCGACACCTATGCGGTGAATATGTTCTCGCCTCACTTACCCTCCGCGGGGCAGGCCACCTTGATCCGCACGTTGCTGGCAGAGGTCGCACAGGATCCGGCATCGGGTGTGATGCATTACCCAAGCCGTACCGGCGCCCGTCCTGCGCGCGAAGCGGTCGTCAAATGGCTGGCTGGGACACCGCTGGGGTCATTCACTGAGGCGGATGTGATCCTGTCTCATGGGGGTCAGAACGGGCTGTCGCTGGTGTTTCAATCCATTCTGCAAGGACGCCGGCCCGCCATCGCCATAGAAGCGCTATCCTACCCCGGCTTCCGACGGGCGGGGGAGCTTCTACGGGCTGATGTTATCCCGATCGCGATGGACAAAGACGGCGTGATCCCCGAAGCGCTTGATGAAGCGGCGCGAAATCATGACGTCCAGATCTTCTGCACCTCACCGGAAGTACATAACCCAACCGCCGGCTTCACCCCTGTCGCCCGCCGCGAGGCGCTGGTCGAGGTCGCGCGGAAACATGACATACAGATCGTCGAGGATGACTGCTATCGGATGCGGGTAGAGCGCGCGCCCACCTACCGGATGTTGGCGCCTGAACGCGGGTGGTATGTATCGTCGCTGGCTAAAACCCTAACACCTGCGCTGCGCATCGGCTTTGCTATTGGCCCGCGCCAGCGCACGCCTGATCTGCGTCGTGTGGCTGAATACAACTGCTTCGGCCTCGCGACCCCGCTGATTGATCTATGCGCAAAGCTGCTCGTGCATCCGGACATCGACGCGATTGCTGAAGGCACGCGACAGGGCTTTAACGCCTATGTGCAAAGCGCGGTCAATATTCTGGGCGGCTATGATGTGGCGTGGCGGATTAATGTGCCATTCTTGTGGCTGAGCCTGCCTGTTGGCTGGCGGGCAGGGGCGTTCTGTCAGGCGGCAGAGGGGCAAGGCGTGCAAATCCGGTCAGCCGAAGAATTTGTTTGCCGCGACGCCCGCGCGCCTCATGCTGTGCGCCTCGCGATCAACGCCGGCGTCGCGCTGCACAGCTTTGAAGATGCGATCATGCGGCTGCGTCAGCTGCTGGACTCCCCGCCAGAGCAGCTGAGCGTGTGA
- a CDS encoding enoyl-CoA hydratase: protein MTIVEMECDGAVARLTMNAPARLNALSDEMLAALQSRLDEIAHRPDIRVVILAGAGKVFCAGHDLKQMTALRATRDNGAAGFKDLFDRCARLMARIQSLPQPVIAQVHGIATAAGCQLVATCDMAVAADDTRFGVNGVNIGLFCSTPMVALSRNIPRKQAFEMLTTGAFVDATRARELGLINRVVAPDQLRAETSALARQIADKLGTAVKIGKQAFYAQLALPVAQAYVYTGDVMVENMLNPDTAEGIAAFLEKRAPDWDQ from the coding sequence ATGACAATCGTTGAAATGGAATGTGACGGTGCGGTAGCACGGTTAACGATGAACGCGCCGGCACGGCTGAATGCGCTGTCAGACGAAATGCTGGCCGCGTTGCAATCGCGCCTGGACGAGATCGCGCATCGCCCCGACATAAGGGTTGTCATCCTCGCCGGCGCGGGCAAGGTATTTTGCGCCGGTCATGACCTCAAACAGATGACGGCATTGCGCGCGACGCGCGATAACGGGGCCGCGGGGTTCAAGGATCTGTTCGACCGATGCGCCCGCCTCATGGCGCGCATCCAGTCCCTGCCCCAGCCCGTGATCGCTCAGGTCCACGGTATCGCAACCGCCGCAGGATGCCAGTTGGTGGCGACCTGTGATATGGCCGTCGCGGCCGACGACACGCGTTTTGGCGTCAACGGGGTGAACATCGGCCTTTTTTGTTCGACCCCGATGGTCGCGCTAAGCCGCAATATCCCGCGCAAGCAAGCGTTCGAAATGCTGACAACGGGCGCGTTTGTCGACGCTACCCGTGCCCGCGAGCTTGGGTTGATCAACCGCGTCGTTGCGCCGGACCAGCTCAGGGCCGAGACCTCTGCCCTTGCTCGGCAGATCGCGGACAAATTGGGCACGGCCGTTAAGATCGGGAAACAGGCGTTTTATGCGCAGCTCGCCCTGCCGGTTGCGCAGGCCTACGTCTATACCGGCGACGTCATGGTGGAGAACATGCTTAATCCTGATACCGCCGAAGGCATCGCTGCGTTTCTGGAGAAACGCGCGCCGGACTGGGATCAGTAG
- a CDS encoding iron-sulfur cluster assembly scaffold protein, translating into MSDDTDLIKLYSARILGLAADIPHVGRLDKPDASVTRRSPLCGSTVTVDVVVKDGELAEMRQDVKACALGQASAAVAGAAAVGASLAQIQTARDQLKAMLKGKGPVPDAPFDGFEVLTPAVAYKNRHASILLTIEALAEAMEQTQTVAQNG; encoded by the coding sequence ATGAGTGACGACACAGACCTGATCAAGCTCTATTCAGCGCGGATATTGGGGCTTGCGGCTGATATCCCGCATGTGGGCCGCCTGGACAAACCAGACGCCAGTGTGACACGCCGTTCGCCCCTTTGCGGATCAACAGTGACCGTCGACGTGGTGGTCAAAGACGGAGAGCTGGCCGAAATGAGACAGGACGTCAAAGCCTGCGCGCTTGGACAAGCCTCTGCCGCTGTGGCTGGGGCTGCGGCAGTTGGCGCTTCCCTCGCGCAGATCCAAACGGCGCGTGACCAGCTGAAGGCGATGCTAAAGGGCAAAGGCCCTGTGCCAGATGCGCCCTTTGACGGGTTCGAGGTACTGACCCCCGCTGTCGCTTATAAAAACCGTCACGCGTCGATCCTGCTTACGATTGAAGCGTTGGCCGAAGCGATGGAACAGACCCAAACGGTCGCGCAGAACGGATAA
- the trmFO gene encoding methylenetetrahydrofolate--tRNA-(uracil(54)-C(5))-methyltransferase (FADH(2)-oxidizing) TrmFO: MTHTLHIIGGGMAGSEAAWQAANAGIQVVLHEMRPKVGTFAHQTGLLGEMVCSNSFRSDDDEQNAVGLLHWEMRAANGLIMATAEKHRLPAGGALAVDRDPFAQSVTDALMAHPNISVEYGEITDLPRDGHWIIATGPLTSGDLAQSIAAQTGAEALAFFDAIAPIIYHDSIDMSKAWMQSRYDKGETEEERTAYLNCPMTKDQYEAFIDALLAADKTEFKEGETAGYFDGCLPIEVMAERGRETLRFGPMKPVGLTNPHDPDTKAYAVVQLRRDNKLGTLYNIVGFQTKMKYGAQTEVLRMIPGLENASFARLGGIHRNTFLNSPTLLDDQMRLRSQPNVRFAGQITGVEGYVESAAMGLLAGRLAVAEINGEAATPPPPTTATGALITHITGGADAKTFQPMNVNFGLFPPVEGLKAGRRGRKDRYKAYTDRAKVDWQDWLDSSAPTA; this comes from the coding sequence ATGACACATACACTCCATATCATCGGCGGCGGCATGGCCGGATCAGAGGCCGCTTGGCAGGCTGCAAACGCAGGCATTCAGGTTGTGCTGCATGAAATGAGGCCAAAGGTTGGCACATTTGCGCATCAAACGGGACTATTGGGAGAGATGGTTTGCTCCAACTCCTTCCGTTCCGATGACGATGAACAGAACGCTGTGGGCCTGCTTCATTGGGAAATGCGGGCTGCGAACGGGTTGATCATGGCCACAGCGGAAAAGCACCGCCTGCCCGCGGGTGGCGCCTTGGCGGTGGACCGTGATCCTTTTGCGCAATCGGTGACAGATGCGCTGATGGCGCACCCCAATATTTCTGTCGAATACGGAGAGATCACCGACCTGCCCCGCGACGGCCACTGGATTATTGCGACCGGCCCGCTGACCTCGGGTGATCTGGCGCAATCTATTGCAGCCCAAACCGGTGCCGAGGCGCTGGCCTTTTTCGACGCCATCGCGCCGATTATCTATCACGACAGCATCGACATGAGCAAAGCGTGGATGCAGTCGCGCTATGACAAGGGCGAAACCGAGGAGGAGCGCACTGCTTACCTCAATTGCCCGATGACCAAGGACCAATACGAGGCGTTCATCGACGCGCTCTTGGCCGCCGATAAAACCGAATTCAAAGAAGGCGAAACCGCGGGCTACTTTGACGGCTGTCTCCCGATCGAGGTGATGGCAGAACGGGGTCGTGAAACCCTGCGATTTGGTCCGATGAAGCCCGTAGGCCTGACCAACCCCCATGATCCCGACACCAAAGCCTACGCCGTGGTGCAGCTGCGCCGCGATAACAAGCTGGGAACATTGTATAATATCGTCGGCTTTCAAACCAAGATGAAATACGGGGCCCAGACAGAGGTGCTTCGGATGATTCCGGGGCTGGAAAATGCTTCCTTCGCCCGCCTTGGGGGCATTCACCGGAATACTTTCCTCAATTCGCCCACCCTGCTGGATGATCAGATGCGCCTGCGCAGCCAGCCGAATGTACGTTTTGCGGGCCAGATCACCGGCGTCGAAGGGTATGTTGAAAGTGCCGCAATGGGATTGCTTGCGGGGCGTCTTGCGGTGGCTGAAATCAACGGCGAGGCTGCAACGCCGCCGCCTCCGACGACGGCGACAGGCGCATTGATCACTCACATCACCGGGGGTGCGGATGCAAAAACCTTCCAGCCGATGAACGTCAACTTCGGTCTGTTCCCACCGGTAGAGGGCTTGAAAGCGGGACGCCGCGGGCGCAAGGATCGCTATAAGGCTTATACTGATCGCGCCAAAGTCGACTGGCAGGACTGGCTGGACAGCAGCGCCCCCACTGCATGA